In the genome of Vulpes lagopus strain Blue_001 chromosome 9, ASM1834538v1, whole genome shotgun sequence, the window AGCGGTCAGCTGACCACCAGGGCTGTGCTTCCACCTCATGGCACTCGATCCCCgctccccccagcccaccccgtGCTGAGCCCCATTCTTCCCGCAGGCTCAAGACCATCAGTCTGGTGATCCGCAGCACGCAGGGGGCTGAGGAGGTGCTCAGGGCCCACGAGGAGCAGCTCAAGGAGGCCCAGGCTGTCCCTGCCACCCTCCCGGAGCTTGAGGCCACCAAGGCTGCGCTGAAGGTACTactgctgggcctgggcctcaccGTGAGGGCCAGGGGCACAGGGTGGCATGGGCGGCACGGGCGGCACGGCGGCCAGAGGCAGGGCCTTGGAGCTGAAACCGGACCTGCCTCTCTGTTCCCCACCCGCCCCCCTGCAGAAGCTGCGGGTCCAGGCGGAAGCACAGCAGCCCGTGTTCGATGCCCTGCGGGACGAGCTGCGGGGGGCTCAGGAGGTGGGGGAGCGGCTGCAGCGGCAGCACGGCGAGCGGGACGTGGAGGTGGAGCGCTGGCGAGAGCGGGTTGCCCCCCTGCTGGAGCGCTGGCAGGCTGCGCTGGCCCAGACCGACGTGAGGCAGCGCGAGCTCGAGCAGCTGGGCCGCCAGCTCCGTTACTACCGCGAGAGCGCAGACCCGCTGGGCGCCTGGCTGCAGGACGCCAAGCAGCGGCAGGAGCGGATCCAGGCCGTGCCACTGGCCAACAGCCAGGCCGTGCGGGAGCAGCTGCAGCAGGAGAAGGTGGGTGCGGGCCGGGCCCCGGTGGGAGTGGGTCCGGAGGGGGCGCGCCTTGTGGCTGCTGaccaccctcccctcccaggaGCTGCTGGAGGAGATCGAGCGGTACGGCGAGAAGGTGGATGAGTGCCAGCAGCTGGCCAAGCAGTACATTAATGCCATCAAGGTGAGGCTTCCTGGCTTCCTGCTACCCGCACGGAGGCTTGGCCGCCTGAGGAGGTCTTGCTGTGCCGTCCGCGGtgccccccagcccaggccacACCCGCGAGAGCCTGGGGCAGGTTCCAGGGTACGGTGAGGGGAATGTGAAGCTGGCAGCTGACTGTTGTTGTCTTCATAGGACTACGAGCTCCAACTAGTCACGTACAAGGCGCAGCTGGAGCCAGTGGCCTCCCCAGCCAAGAAGCCCAAGGTCCAGTCCGGATCTGAGAGCGTCATCCAGGAGGTAGGGCCGGGggtgctgctgctggggctgggcgGGGTGCACGGGCCCCGTGGCTCAAGGCAGGCCTGACCCCGGATGCCTCCTTCCCCGTGGCCCCCAGTACGTGGACCTGCGCACGAGGTACAGCGAGCTCACCACGCTCACAAGTCAGTACATCAAGTTCATCCGCGAGACCCTGCGGcgcatggaggaggaggaggtatgTCCTATTGGGGTGGGAGTGCCGTcctcctgcccgccccgccccggtgCTGCCCCGGGAACCTGAGACCACTCAGGACGGCTCtcgcccctccctcctgcctggtgCTGTCAGCACCCTCCCCTGCAGCACGGCCCGCCCCCCCCCTTGCCCTGGCGCTGCACTGCTGTCCCCGTGGTGGCTGGCACCTCCTCTCTGTTGGCACGTGCTCCCTACCAGGCGTCCTCCTGGCTCTCTTGTGTCTGTTCCTCCTGGGGGTCCACGTGGCCTCTCCGCTTGGCCACTTGCCGTGGAAGGGCTGGGGACGGAGGGTCCCGGAGTGTCTCGGCAGGGCAGGTGGCTCCCTGTCCGTTCCTTCTGCTTCCTGGGTGGATTCGCCGTCTGGCCTACGTGCGGCCTCCTCTCTGCAGGCTTGCAAGCCCTGGGGGCTGCGCTGCTGTCTCACGCTGGCTGCCCCGGCTCAGCTCGGGGAGAGGGGCCCTGTGGGCAGAGCCCAGCCAGCAGGTGTTCAGCAGCGCTCTGGCAGGGCGGTGTGGTGGGCGCGGCTCGCACGCCCTGCGAACTTcctgctttgctctctctctctctccctgtccatCTGTCTCGGTGGCCTGTCTGCGGGAAGAGGGGAGGACGCCTGGGCCTCCTCCCCCAGGCTGGTGAGCACGGTGGGGCCAGGCTGCGCTCGCTGCCCTGAGTGCCCTGGGCGGGTGCACGCTGTCTCCCTCGGCCGCGCTGTGACCTCTGTCCTCCCTCGaccctcccacccctacccccgcaCCGCGCTGTCGGAGTGAACTGTGGTGGTGCCGTGTCCTGTGAGTGCCCGGCGGCCCGCCCTGTGCTCACggctctctctggttctctccctctctctgccgcCGCCGCAGAGGCTGGCTGAGCAGCAGCGGGCAGAGGAGCGGGAGCGGCTGGCCGAGGTGGAGGCCGCGCTGGAGAAGCAGCGGCAGTTGGCCGAGGCCCACGCGCAGGCGAAGGCGCAGGCCGAGCGGGAGGCGGAGGAGCTGCAGCGACGCATGCAGGAGGAGGTGGCGCGGCGGGAGGAGGCCGCGGTGGACGCACAGCAGCAGAAGCGGAGCATTCAGGAGGAGCTGCAGCACTTGCGGCAGAGCTCGGAGGCCGAGATCCAGGCCAAGGCCCGGCAGGTGGAGGCCGCAGAACGCAGCCGGGTGCGCATCGAGGAGGAGATCCGCGTGGTCCGCCTGCAGCTGGAGGCCACTGAGCGCcagcggggcggggccgagggcgaGCTGCAGGCCCTGCGTGCGCGGGCGGAAGAGGCCGAGGCGCAGAAGCGGCAGGCGCAGGAGGAGGCGGAGCGCTTGCGGCGGCAGGTGCAGGACGAGAGCCAGCGCAAGCGGCAGGCGGAGGCGGAGCTGGCCCTGCGCGTGAAGGCCGAGGCCGAGGCGGCCCGAGAGAAGCAGCGGGCCCTGCAGGCGCTCGAGGACGTGCGGCTCCAGGCCGAGGAGGCGGAGCGGCGCCTGCGGCAGGCGGAGGCCGACCGGGCCCGCCAGGTGCAGGTGGCCCTGGAGACGGCGCAGCGCAGCGCGGAGGTGGAGCTGCAGAGCAAGCGCGCCTCCTTCGCCGAGAAGACCGCGCAGCTGGAGCGCACGCTGCAGGAGGAGCACGTGGCCGTGGCACAGCTGCGCGAGGAGGCGGAGCGGCGGGCGCAGCAGCAGGCGGAGGCTGAGCGCGCCCGGGAGGAGGCGGAGCAGGAGCTGGAGCGCTGGCGGCTGAAGGCCAACGAGGCGCTGCGCCTGCGGCTGCAGGCGGAAGAGGTGGCCCAGCAGAAGAGCCTGGCGCAGGCTGAGGCCgagaagcagaaggaggaggcGGAGCGGGAGGCGCGGCGCCGGGGCAAGGCGGAGGAGCAGGCCGTGCGGCAGCGGGAGCTGGCCGAGCAGGAGCTGGAGAAGCAGCGGCAGCTGGCGGAGGGCACCGCGCAGCAGCGCCTGGTGGCAGAGCAGGAGCTGATCCGGCTGCGGGCCGAGacggagcagggggagcagcagcggcagctgctggaggaggagctggcaCGCCTGCAGCGGGAGGCGGCCGCAGCCACGCACAAGCGCCAGGAGCTGGAAGCCGAGCTGGCCAAGGTGCGGGCTGAGATGGAGGTGCTGCTGGCCAGCAAGGCGCGCGCGGAGGAGGAGTCCCGCTCCACCAGCGAGAAGTCCAAGCAGAGGCTGGAGGCCGAGGCCAGCCGGTTCCGCGAGCTGGCCGAGGAGGCCGCCCGCCTGCGCGCCCTGGCTGAGGAGACCAAGCGGCAGCGGCAGCTGGCCGAGGAGGATGCGGCCCGGCAGCGGGCAGAGGCGGAGAGGGTGCTGGCCGAGAAGCTGGCTGCCATCAGCGAGGCCACGCGGCTCAAGACGGAGGCCGAGATCGCCCTCAAGGAGAAGGAGGCGGAGAACGAGCGTCTGCGGCGGCTGGCGGAAGACGAAGCCTTCCAGCGGCGGCGGCTGGAGGAGCAGGCCGCCCAGCACAAGGCGGACATCGAGGAGCGGCTGGCGCAGCTGCGCAAAGCGTCAGAGAACGAGCTGGAGCGGCAGAAGGGGCTGGTGGAGGACACGCTGCGGCAGCGgcggcaggtggaggaggagatcTTGGCCCTGAAGGCGAGCTTCGAGAAGGCGGCTGCCGGCAAGgcggagctggagctggagctcgGGCGCATCCGCAGTAACGCTGAGGACACACTGCGCAGCAAGGAGCAGGCTGAGCTGGAGGCCACGCGGCAGCGGCAGCTGGCGGCTGAGGAGGAGCAGCGGCGCCGCGAGGCTGAGGAGCGCGTGCAAAAGAGCTTGGCTGCTGAGGAGGAGGCCGCGCGGCAGCGCAAGTCTGCCCTGGAGGAGGTGGAGCGGCTCAAGGCCAAGGTGGAGGAGGCCCGGCGCCTGCGTGAGCGAGCGGAGCAGGAGTCGGCTCGGCAGCTACAGCTGGCCCAGGAGGCTGCCCAGAAGCGGCTGCAGGCCGAGGAGAAGGCGCATGCCTTCGCCGTGCAGCAGAAGGAACAGGAGCTGCAGCAGACACTCCAGCAGGAGCAGAGCATGCTGGAGCGGCTGCGGGCCGAGGCGgaggcggcgcggcgggcggccgaggaggcggaggaggcgcGGGAGCGGGCCGAGAGGGAGGCAGCACAGTCCCGGCGGCAGGTGGAGGAGGCCGAGAGGCTGAAGCAGCTGGCCGAGGAGCAGGCGCAGGCCCAGGCTCAGGCGCAGGCCGCCGCGGAGAAGCTTCGCAAGGAGGCGGAGCAGGAGGCGGCGCGGCGGGCGCAGGCAGAGCAGGCCGCCCTGAAGCAGAAGCAGGTGGCCGACGCCGAGATGGAGAAGCACAAGAAGTTTGCTGAGCAGACTTTGCGGCAGAAGGCGCAGGTGGAGCAGGAGCTGACCACGCTGCGGCTGCAGCTGGAGGAAACCGACCACCAGAAGAGCATCCTGGACGAGGAGCTGCAGCGGCTGAAGGCCGAGGTGACCGAGGCAGCCCGCCAGCGCAACCAGGTGGAGGAGGAGCTCTTCTCCGTGCGCGTGCAGATGGAGGAGCTGAGCAAGCTCAAGGCACGCATCGAGGCGGAGAACCGTGCGCTCATCCTCCGCGACAAGGACAACACGCAGCGCTTCTTGCAGGAGGAGGCCGAGAAGATGAAGCAGGTGGCGGAGGAGGCCGCCCGGCTGAGCGTGGCCGCCCAGGAGGCAGCCCGGCTGCGGCAGCTGGCCGAGGAGGACCTGGCACAGCAGCGGGCCCTGGCGGAGAAGATGCTCAAGGAGAAGATGCAGGCGGTGCAGGAGGCCACACGCCTCAAGGCCGAGGCGGAGCTGCTGCAGCAGCAGAAGGAGCTGGCGCAGGAGCAGGCCCGACAGCTGCAGGAGGATAAGGAGCAGATGGCACAGCAGCTGGCTCAGGAGACGCAGGGTTTCCAGCGGACGCTGGAGGCGGAGCGGCAGCGACAGCTGGAGATGAGCGCCGAGGCTGAGCGCCTCAAGCTTCGCGTGGCCGAGATGAGCCGGGCCCAGGCCCGCGCCGAGGAGGACGCCCAGCGCTTCCGCAAACAGGCCGAGGAGATCGGCGAGAAGCTGCACCGCACCGAGCTCGCCACGCAGGAGAAGGTGACGCTGGTACACACGCTCGAGATTCAGCGGCAGCAGAGCGACCATGACGCCGAGCGCCTACGGGCGGCTATCGCCGAGCTGGAGCGTGAGAAGGAGAAGCTCCAGGAGGAGGCCACGTTGCTGCAGCAGAAGTCTGAGGAGGTACCGGCCGTCCCTCCACGTGCACGTGGGTGGGCCCTGGGTGGAGGCCCGCTCTCGGGGGTCCCCTGATGTCCCTGActgtcccctcccctctttcTAGATGCAGGTGGTGCAGCAGGAGCAGCTGCTGCAGGAGACGCGGGCCCTGCAGGAGAGCTTCCTGTCAGAAAAGGACCGCCTGCTGCAGCGGGAGCGCTTCATCGAGCAGGAGAAGGCCAAGCTGGAGCAGCTCTTCCGGGACGAGGTGGCCAAGGCGCAGAAATTGCGTGaggagcagcagcggcagcagcagcagatgGAGCAGGAGCGGGAGCAGCTGGTGGCCAGCATGGAGGAGGCCCGGCAGCGCCAGCGCGAGGCGGAGGAGGGCGTGCGCCgcaagcaggaggagctgcagcttctggagcagcagcggcagcagcaggaGCGACTGCTGGCCGAGGAGAACCAGCGGCTGCGCGAGCGGCTACAGCGCCTGGAGGAGGAGCACCGGGCCGCCTTGGCGCATTCGGAGGAGATCGCCGCCTCCCAGGCCGCGGCCTCCAAAGCCCTGCCCAACGGCCGGGATGTGCTCGACGGCCCAGCCGCGGAGGCAGAGCCTGAGCACGCGTTCGATGGCCTTCGGCGGAAGGTGCCAGCCCAGCGGCTGCAGGAGGTGGGCATCCTGAGCGCGGAGGAGCTGCAGCGGCTGGCCCAGGGCCGCACGACAGTGGCCGAGCTTGCTCAGCGGGAGGACGTGCGCCAGTACCTGCAGGGCCGCAGTGGCATCGCTGGGCTGCTGCTCAAACCCGCCAACGAGAAGCTGAGCATCTACGCGGCCCTCCGGAGGCAGCTGCTGAGCCCAGGCACAGCACTCATCCTGCTGGAGGCGCAGGCGGCCACTGGCTTCCTCCTGGACCCCGTGCAGAACCGACGGCTGACTGTCAACGAGGCCGTGAAGGAAGGCGTGGTGGGGCCCGAGCTGCACCACAAGCTGCTGTCGGCCGAGCGCGCCGTCACCGGCTACAAGGACCCCTACACCGGCGAGCAGATCTCACTCTTCCAGGCCATGAAGAAGGAGCTCATCGTGCGCGACCACGGCATCCGCCTGCTGGAGGCCCAGATTGCCACGGGCGGCATCATCGACCCGGTGCACAGCCACCGGCTGCCCGTGGATGTGGCCTACCAGCGCGGCTACTTCGACGAGGAGATGAACCGCGTGCTGGCCGACCCGAGCGACGACACCAAGGGCTTCTTCGACCCCAACACGCACGAGAACCTCACGTACCTGCAGCTGCTGGAGCGCTGCGTGCTCGACCCCGACACGGGCCTGCGCCTGCTGCCCCTCACGGACCAGGCCGCCAGGGGCGGTGAGCTGGTCTACACCGACTCCGAGGCCCGGGATGTGTTCGAGAAAGCCACTGTGTCTGCACCGTTTGGGAAGTTCCAGGGCAGGACGGTGACCATCTGGGAGCTCATCAACTCCGAGTACTTCACGGCGGAGCAGCGGCGGGATCTGCTGCGGCAGTTCCGCACGGGCAAGGTCACCGTGGAGAAGATCATCAAGATCGTCATCACGGTGGTGGAGGAGCACGAGCAGAAAGGCCAGCTCTGCTTCGAGGGCCTGCGCGCCCTGGTACCCGCTGCTGAGCTGCTCGAGAGCGGGGTCATCGACCACAACCTCTATCGCCAGCTGCAGCGGGGCGAGCGCTCTGTGCGAGAGGTGGCCGAGGTGGACGCCGTGCGGCGGGCCCTGCGGGGCACCAGCGTCATTGCAGGGGTGTggctggaggaggcaggacaGAGGCTGAGCATCTATGAAGCCCTGAAAAAGGATCTCCTGCCTCCAGAGGTAGCAGTGGCTCTCCTGGAGGCCCAGGCCGGCACGGGCCACATCATTGACCCCGCCACGAGCGCCCGGCTCACCGTGGACGAGGCGGTGCGTGCCGGCCTGGTGGGGCCCGAGCTGCATGAGAAGCTGTTGTCGGCCGAGAAGGCCGTGACGGGCTACAAGGACCCGTACTCAGGGCAGAGCGTTTCTCTCTTCCAGGCCCTGAAGAAGGGCCTcatccccagggagcagggcctgCGTCTGCTTGATGCCCAGTTGTCCACGGGCGGCATCGTTGACCCAAGCAAGAGCCACCGCGTGCCCATGGACGTGGCCTACGCCCGGGGCTACTTGGACCAGGAGACCAGCCGAGCCCTGTCGGCGCCCCAAGACGAAGCCAAGACCTACCACGACCCCGGCACGCAGGAGCCCGTCACCTACGGCCAGCTCCAGCAGCAATGCCGGCCCGACCCGCTGACGGGGCTGAGCCTGCTGCCGCTCTCGGAACAGGCCGCTCAGGCCCGGCGGGAAGGGCTCTTCTCCGAGCTGCAGGCCCGTGAGACCTTTCAGAAGACCCCCGTGGAGGTCCCCGTGGGCAGCTTCAAGGGCAGGACAGTGACAGTGTGGGAGCTCCTGAGCTCCGAGTACTTCACGGCCGAGCAGAGACAGGAGCTGCTGCGGCAGTTCCGCACGGGCACCGTCACCGTGGAGAAGATCATCAAGATCGTCATCACCATCGTGGAGGAGGTGGAGACTGTGCGGCAAGAGAGGCTGTCGTTCAGCGGCCTCCGTGCCCCGGTGCCAGCCAGCGAGCTCCTGGCCTCCGGGGTCCTCAGCAGGACCCAATTTGAGCAGCTCAAGGACGGCAAGACGTCGGTGAAAGACCTGTCAGAGCTGAGCTCCGTGCGGACGCTGCTCCAGGGCAGCGGCTGCCTGGCCGGCATCTACCTGGAGGACTCCAAGGAGAAGGTGACCATCTACGAGGCCATGCGGCGGGGCCTGCTCAGGCCCAGCACAGCCACTCTCCTGCTCGAGGCCCAGGCGGCCACGGGCTTCCTCATTGACCCCGTGCGCAACCAGCGCTTGTACGTCCACGAGGCCGTGAAGGCGGGTGTGGTGGGGCCTGAGCTGCACGAGAAGCTGCTGTCGGCCGAGAAGGCCGTGACCGGCTACAAGGACCCGTACTCGGGCAGCACCATCTCGCTCTTCCAGGCCATGAAGAAGGGCCTGGTCCTTCGGGAGCACGGCATCCGCCTGCTGGAGGCCCAGATCGCCACGGGCGGCATCATCGACCCGGTGCACAGCCACCGGCTGCCCGTGGACGTGGCCTACCAGCGCGGCTACTTCGACGAGGAGATGAACCGCGTGCTGGCCGACCCGAGCGACGACACCAAGGGCTTCTTCGACCCCAACACGCACGAGAACCTCACGTACCTGCAGCTGCTGGAGCGCTGCGTGGAGGACCCCGAGACGGGCCTGCGCCTGCTGCCCCTGAAAGGCGCCGAGAAGACGGAGGTGGTGGAGACCACGCAGGTGTACACGGAGGAGGAGACCCGCAGGGCGTTCGAGGAGACGCAGATCGACATCCCTGGCAGCGCCGGCCGCGGCGGCTCCACTATGTCCCTGTGGGAGGTGATGCAGTCGGACCTGATCCCAGAGGAGCAGCGGACCCGGCTCATGGCGGACTTCCAGGCCGGCCGCGTGACCAAGGAGcgcatgatcatcatcatcatcgagATCATCGAGAAGACCGAGATCGTGCGCCAGCAGAACCTGGCCTCCTATGACTACGTCCGGCGCCGCCTCACTGCCGAGGACCTGTACGAGGCCCGGATCATCTCCCGCGAGACCTACAGCCTCCTCCGGGAGGGGACCAAGAGCCTCCGACAGGTgcttgaggaggaggaggcctc includes:
- the PLEC gene encoding plectin isoform X9, producing MSQRRLRVPEPEGLGSKRTSSEDNLYLAVLRASEGKKDERDRVQKKTFTKWVNKHLIKAQRHISDLYEDLRDGHNLISLLEVLSGDSLPREKGRMRFHKLQNVQIALDYLRHRQVKLVNIRNDDIADGNPKLTLGLIWTIILHFQISDIQVSGQSEDMTAKEKLLLWSQRMVEGYQGLRCDNFTSSWRDGRLFNAIIHRHRPMLIDMSKVYRQTNLENLDQAFSVAERDLGVTRLLDPEDVDVPQPDEKSIITYVSSLYDAMPRVPDVQDGVKANELQLRWQEYRELVVLLLQWMRHHTAAFEERRFPSSFEEIEILWCQFLKFKETELPAKEADKNRSKGIYQSLEGAVQAGQLKVPPGYHPLDVEKEWGKLHVAILDREKQLRSEFERLECLQRIVSKLQMEAGLCEEQLNHADALLQSDVRLLAASKAPQRAAEVERDLDKADGMIRLLFNDVQTLKDGRHPQGEQMYRRVYRLHERLVAIRTEYNLRLKSGVAAPVTQVTVQTTQRRPELEDATLRYLQDLLAWVEENQRRVDSAEWGGDLPSVEAQLGSHRGLHQSIDEFRAKIERARADEGQLSPAPRGTYRDCLGRLDLQYAKLLNSSKARLRSLESLHGFVAAATKELMWLSEKEEEEVGFDWGEHNSNMAGKKESYSALMRELEVKEKKIKEIQSTGDRLLREGHPARPTVESFQAALQTQWSWMLQLCCCIEAHLKENTAYFQFFSDVRETEEQLRKLQETLRRKYTCDRSITVTRLEDLLQDAQDEKEQLNEYRAHLSGLAKRARAVVQLKPRDQAQPMRGRVPLQAVCDYKQVEVTVHKGDQCQLLGPAQPAHWKVLSSSGSEAAVPSVCFLVPPPNQEAQEAVSRLEAQHQALVALWHQLHVDMKSLLAWQCLSRDVQLIRSWSLVTFRTLKPEEQRQALRSLELHYQAFLRDSQDAGGFGPEDRLQAEREYGSCSRHYQQLLQSAEQGAQEESRCQRCISELKDIRLQLEACETRTVHRLRLPLDKEPARECAQRIAEQQKAQAEVEGLGKGVARLSAEAEKVLALPEPSPAAPTLRSELELTLGKLEQVRSLSAIYLEKLKTISLVIRSTQGAEEVLRAHEEQLKEAQAVPATLPELEATKAALKKLRVQAEAQQPVFDALRDELRGAQEVGERLQRQHGERDVEVERWRERVAPLLERWQAALAQTDVRQRELEQLGRQLRYYRESADPLGAWLQDAKQRQERIQAVPLANSQAVREQLQQEKELLEEIERYGEKVDECQQLAKQYINAIKDYELQLVTYKAQLEPVASPAKKPKVQSGSESVIQEYVDLRTRYSELTTLTSQYIKFIRETLRRMEEEERLAEQQRAEERERLAEVEAALEKQRQLAEAHAQAKAQAEREAEELQRRMQEEVARREEAAVDAQQQKRSIQEELQHLRQSSEAEIQAKARQVEAAERSRVRIEEEIRVVRLQLEATERQRGGAEGELQALRARAEEAEAQKRQAQEEAERLRRQVQDESQRKRQAEAELALRVKAEAEAAREKQRALQALEDVRLQAEEAERRLRQAEADRARQVQVALETAQRSAEVELQSKRASFAEKTAQLERTLQEEHVAVAQLREEAERRAQQQAEAERAREEAEQELERWRLKANEALRLRLQAEEVAQQKSLAQAEAEKQKEEAEREARRRGKAEEQAVRQRELAEQELEKQRQLAEGTAQQRLVAEQELIRLRAETEQGEQQRQLLEEELARLQREAAAATHKRQELEAELAKVRAEMEVLLASKARAEEESRSTSEKSKQRLEAEASRFRELAEEAARLRALAEETKRQRQLAEEDAARQRAEAERVLAEKLAAISEATRLKTEAEIALKEKEAENERLRRLAEDEAFQRRRLEEQAAQHKADIEERLAQLRKASENELERQKGLVEDTLRQRRQVEEEILALKASFEKAAAGKAELELELGRIRSNAEDTLRSKEQAELEATRQRQLAAEEEQRRREAEERVQKSLAAEEEAARQRKSALEEVERLKAKVEEARRLRERAEQESARQLQLAQEAAQKRLQAEEKAHAFAVQQKEQELQQTLQQEQSMLERLRAEAEAARRAAEEAEEARERAEREAAQSRRQVEEAERLKQLAEEQAQAQAQAQAAAEKLRKEAEQEAARRAQAEQAALKQKQVADAEMEKHKKFAEQTLRQKAQVEQELTTLRLQLEETDHQKSILDEELQRLKAEVTEAARQRNQVEEELFSVRVQMEELSKLKARIEAENRALILRDKDNTQRFLQEEAEKMKQVAEEAARLSVAAQEAARLRQLAEEDLAQQRALAEKMLKEKMQAVQEATRLKAEAELLQQQKELAQEQARQLQEDKEQMAQQLAQETQGFQRTLEAERQRQLEMSAEAERLKLRVAEMSRAQARAEEDAQRFRKQAEEIGEKLHRTELATQEKVTLVHTLEIQRQQSDHDAERLRAAIAELEREKEKLQEEATLLQQKSEEMQVVQQEQLLQETRALQESFLSEKDRLLQRERFIEQEKAKLEQLFRDEVAKAQKLREEQQRQQQQMEQEREQLVASMEEARQRQREAEEGVRRKQEELQLLEQQRQQQERLLAEENQRLRERLQRLEEEHRAALAHSEEIAASQAAASKALPNGRDVLDGPAAEAEPEHAFDGLRRKVPAQRLQEVGILSAEELQRLAQGRTTVAELAQREDVRQYLQGRSGIAGLLLKPANEKLSIYAALRRQLLSPGTALILLEAQAATGFLLDPVQNRRLTVNEAVKEGVVGPELHHKLLSAERAVTGYKDPYTGEQISLFQAMKKELIVRDHGIRLLEAQIATGGIIDPVHSHRLPVDVAYQRGYFDEEMNRVLADPSDDTKGFFDPNTHENLTYLQLLERCVLDPDTGLRLLPLTDQAARGGELVYTDSEARDVFEKATVSAPFGKFQGRTVTIWELINSEYFTAEQRRDLLRQFRTGKVTVEKIIKIVITVVEEHEQKGQLCFEGLRALVPAAELLESGVIDHNLYRQLQRGERSVREVAEVDAVRRALRGTSVIAGVWLEEAGQRLSIYEALKKDLLPPEVAVALLEAQAGTGHIIDPATSARLTVDEAVRAGLVGPELHEKLLSAEKAVTGYKDPYSGQSVSLFQALKKGLIPREQGLRLLDAQLSTGGIVDPSKSHRVPMDVAYARGYLDQETSRALSAPQDEAKTYHDPGTQEPVTYGQLQQQCRPDPLTGLSLLPLSEQAAQARREGLFSELQARETFQKTPVEVPVGSFKGRTVTVWELLSSEYFTAEQRQELLRQFRTGTVTVEKIIKIVITIVEEVETVRQERLSFSGLRAPVPASELLASGVLSRTQFEQLKDGKTSVKDLSELSSVRTLLQGSGCLAGIYLEDSKEKVTIYEAMRRGLLRPSTATLLLEAQAATGFLIDPVRNQRLYVHEAVKAGVVGPELHEKLLSAEKAVTGYKDPYSGSTISLFQAMKKGLVLREHGIRLLEAQIATGGIIDPVHSHRLPVDVAYQRGYFDEEMNRVLADPSDDTKGFFDPNTHENLTYLQLLERCVEDPETGLRLLPLKGAEKTEVVETTQVYTEEETRRAFEETQIDIPGSAGRGGSTMSLWEVMQSDLIPEEQRTRLMADFQAGRVTKERMIIIIIEIIEKTEIVRQQNLASYDYVRRRLTAEDLYEARIISRETYSLLREGTKSLRQVLEEEEASRYLYGTGCVAGVYLPGSRQTLTIYQALKKGLLNAEVARFLLEAQAATGFLLEPVKGERLTVDEAVRKGLVGPELHDRLLSAERAVTGYRDPYTEQTISLFQAMKKDLIPTDEALRLLDAQLATGGIVDPHLGFHLPLEVAYQRGYLNKDTHDQLSEPSEVRSYLDPSTDERLSYTQLLRRCRRHETSGQMLLPLSDARKLTFRGLRKQITVEELVRSQVLDEATALQLQEGLTSVEEVTKNLQKFLEGTSCIAGVFVDATKERLSVYQAMKKGIIRPGTAFELLEAQAATGYVIDPIKGLKLTVEEAVRMGIVGPEFKDKLLSAERAVIGYKDPYSGKLISLFQAMKKGLILKDHGIRLLEAQIATGGIIDPEESHRLPVEVAYKRGLFDEEMNEILTDPSDDTKGFFDPNTEENLTYLQLMERCITDPQTGLCLLPLKEKKRERKTSSKSSVRKRRVVIVDPETGKEMSVYEAYRKGLIDHQTYLELSEQECEWEEITISSSDGVVKSMIIDRRSGRQYDIDEAIARNLIDRSALDQYRAGTLSITEFADMLSGNAGGFRSRSSSVGSSSSYPISPAASRTQAASWSDPTEETGPVAGILDTETLEKVSITEAMRRNLVDNITGQRLLEAQACTGGIIDPSSGERFPVTDAVSRGLVDKIMVDRINLAQKAFCGFEDPRTKTKMSAAQALKKGWLYYEAGQRFLEAQYLTGGLIEPDVPGRVPLDEALQRGMVDARTAQKLRDVGAYSKYLTCPKTKLKISYKDALDRSMVEEGTGLRLLEAAAQSTKGYYSPYSVSGSGSAAGSRSGSRTGSRAGSRRGSFDATGSGFSMTFSSSSYSSSGYGRRYASGPVSSLGGPESAAA